Within the Eucalyptus grandis isolate ANBG69807.140 chromosome 1, ASM1654582v1, whole genome shotgun sequence genome, the region GACTTATGCTATGGTCCCAACAAATAGCATTCCACACATTGAGAACGAAAGATGGACAATTAATTACCTCCTCACAATCTAGCTCAAAATGTTCATGCCAACTTGAATTTCCAAAGGCAAATAACATCCCAAGTGCCACAACTTGGCACAcacataagtgccaaaacttccaaaaaatacatttaattgtcactttaatttaaaaaaaaaaatggacaattATGTGCCAACTTCAACGAGGTTTGCTAGAAATCCGACGTggtgttattttattaataaaattggtTCACATGGCTCACTGAAATGTCCACTCAGCAATCTTTATCTAAAATGACATCGTCCTCCATGTTCCTTGAATTAGAAAtcctaaatcggccaaaatctCCAATTGAAGGCCCCTAAGCCCTAATTTCAATTTGCCCTCACATTTCACCGCcaaatcttggaaatggagagtaGGATCTTCAGCAAAGGCTCAAATTCCTCTCAacgaagcaaaggagaaggcaCGCGTTTATATTATTGTGGATTaccaagtcaaaaaaaaaaaacatcatggACTTGATTGAGTGAGCAACAATGGTAAGCAACGAGCGACTATGAGTAAACAACAAGCAGCGACATAGCCTTAGCTAGAATGGCGATTGAGCGTGAAGGGCAAGCATGAGAAGGAACGGCAAGTTGTGGACCCTGCCTTAACTATATGACATCATTAGTGTAGCACAATCAAGTCAGGacgcaaaacgacgtcattttggcgTGGTTCGCTAAAACGACATCCTCTTGTTTCGTCTTGCATAATCTACGTGGATGGTGTGATGTCGTTCATCCTGTttatatggataatttttttaaagaggaaatgccacatcatttaaaattctcgttgaaaaaaattatgtcaGTTATTTGATCGGAAATTCTTACCATTGGCATTTAAATGTTCCTTTCTTCTCCAAATTTGGTACTTAAAtgcacattttgaaagttttagcaTTTATGTATCTCCTCACGCCAAGATGTGGCATTTAGGATATTCTTGTACGGAATTTTGGACATGATATCGGACACTATTCCAAACCCGAGATCGAAAGTACCTCTTCAGATAACTCAACTACACCTCTCACCTTTcgatttccccttttttcccctttgagGGGTCTCTTTATGCCTTGGTTCCATCGCAATCGAATGCCGGTGCGAATTCGCTACCGTTCTCCTTCCCGACAACTCGCAAAAAAGTATTCCAAATTCTCATCCGAAAAAGCAATTGTAACTTTCGGTTAGTCAAGATGCTAGTGCCTTTCATCCATGTGGCCATTGTTGGGCATTGCATCACCGTAGAATTGGGTAAAGTTTCGTGGTGTCCGTTTGATTGAACGTGTCCATGTCACCCAATAATTCATTGGAGTACATATCTATTTCCAAGATTTCCAAATGATGTGCTTCGGCCATCTTCCAATGAATTTTCGCCGAGCCTACTTGGCGCCATATCGGCGCGAAAAAGAGAGGAATAGTTACCTCCAAAATGGATGATATCTTCAGGTACAAGATCGTGAGAATTGAACATGGAACAGGGTCCGACATGACAGCCTAGCCCATCTCCGATGTACATCCTGTTCAATCTCCCATAGCAGCAGCTAGAATTGTGCTCAATTACTTGATCGATTCTATAagggcgcgtttgataacgactttTTTTCTCGTGGAGTAGATTCGattgatatgaattttttttttattcgtttCCTAAACAAATTATAAAGATTTTAAGCTCGTTtaataactgtccaaaatttcgattcCTCGAAATAAAACTGTGTTTGATATCATACTCATTGattcttccaaattaatttctttaatttttaaataatttttatactttttatactttttttttttttttttcttttttctcctattcttattcttcttctttaggcCAGTCACCGGACTAGCGGCCGGCCAGATGAGGACCggtgacctcaccggagcgtcgttGGCCCTCGTCaccaagcctcgccgatggccagcCGACttgccgggccgggcgaggcttgcccaccggccaccgggcgaggccGGGTGAGGCCCACCTGCCACCGGTGGGGccgggcgtcgcgaggcttgcctagccccgacgaggcttggccttgccaaatctagtgaggtcgagcctcgccggtagGTTgagcttgcctccggcgagctcaccggaccGGTTGCCGGCGACCTACAGCAACGGCAGCAAACGGTGGTGGGTGGTGGCGGACAACAACCGCGcgcaattgaagaagaagaaaaagaagaaaatagttggttttgattctttttctaattctcTGAACAAGaatcacgttttttttttttttttttttattcttgattctactcccaatctattctcgggaacaaatttgttccagagaacaaaaattttaccaaacgcgattttgggcccaaattaattttgggaaCAAAACATCAGAATTTAGCCCTGTTTCGATGGTTACCGAACAGAGCCTAAGTTTTCCTCATAGAGATTCTGTTTGTGGGCCTGCCGTCGTTGGTTTCTCCACGATCTTTCTCGATTTGCCCTCCCATTGATCAAAAACCGAGCCTTGCATTCCATTCGAGTTCGAGTAAGGAAGGACGAGTCGCGATGCCTATTTGGTTAGCATTAATGTCCAGTGCTCGAAATTGATATTCCCCCTTCCACTGGGCTAAATTAGGAGTGGTTACACGATCAGTCGTGACGCTTGTCTTGCGACCTGCATGTGCGAGAACTTAATGCGAGATGCCTATTTACAGATGCTAATCGgcagaagatttttcttttttctgctgcAAGATGATGAGTCATGCTGAGTCTATCCACCGTAATGTTTAGCGGAACACTTTCGAACTCATGCCAAGTAACAAACCAAAGTGAGATTCTACTCTTAAAATTCCATGAGAATTTCACCATTTAGATTCTAGCCATGGCTACCACAGATAACAGATATTCCCAGACAAGTTGCACGTAAAAGGTGGAATATCTGCAATATAATTGAAGCCATTCGGGATGCTAGATGACCTCGGAACTCACGCATGGGGAACCTTTCAGGAGTGGCTAGCGAAACGCTTCAAGAACTCGCGAACCGGCTCCGACAGTACGAGCTGCCGCTAGGACTAGAAATCGAccacaaagaagagaagagtGGCGATCTATTTACAAAATCCAAAGATGGGGCAAATGATCAATCCCAATGTGCTCGAGATGGCATTTGTTGCTGTCCCATCGAgccgaggaggaagagaagagcTGCCGTCCTGGTGTGCCTCTTTGAAGGCCACGGAGGAGAGCTTCGAGTCATTCTTACTAAAAGATCGATGAAACTGTCTTCTTATCCTGGTATATATGAACTCTGCGCCTCGTACAGATCGTTGCATAATCATTTGCTTATGCGCTAATACAATTCTGTCATTCGACGGGTTATGTTTTGAAATGTGATATAAACGAAGATATCTTTGTGTCGATGTCACGTACCCTTCGAAGATATTTGCTAGTTTTGTTTCGGATTCGAATTATGAATATAGAGAATGGACAAAGTATCCAGTTGACCCCTCAATGATATGGCCGTGCTAGATTTCATGTTCCAATCAATGATCTCTACATTTCTGAAGTAAAAAATCCGTAAAGCAGCATATCAATTGgtcaattaatttattatgaatcaattcattTGTAAGGTGAAAACAGATACTAACATTGTCGACTTGCTTATTTCTGAGAATACCTCAGTTTCATCCTCTGCAAGAACAAGATTAATCGCCTTGATTAGCAGTACCTCTAGAGTTCAGTTCTGACAATATATGATTCTGTGTCACGAGAAACAGGAGATGTTGCATTGCCGGGTGGAAAGATGGAAGAACGTGATAAGGACGACGCTGCGACCGCATTAAGAGAAGCCACAGAAGAGATCGGCTTGGACCCGGAATTGGTTCAAGTCGTTGCTAATTTGGAACCCTTCTTTTCTCAGGTGTACTATGATAAGTTCTTCCCTTGCTGTCTGCAGTATCTGTGCTCAATTATTCACTTGTGTCCTCACTGTTGCACTTAAAACAGCATCTCTTCGAGGTCATACCAGTCATCGGCCTACTCGCCAAGATAGAAGATTTCACGCCCTCGCTGAATGCGGATGAAGTGGATCTGGTTTTCGATGTCCCATTGGAAATGTTTCTGAAGGTTTCTTCCTCTACGAATTATTCTTCCCCTCTTTATGTACTATCTGCTCGTGACATATGAACCGTATCAATATTCAGTAACCAGTCTGTACCATTAAGATGGCCATGAGATAATTTCCACGTTATGTCTCGAGCAACACAGGAGGAGAATCACAGATGTGAGGAGAAAGAATGGCTAGGATGGAAGTACGTTCTTCACGTTTTTGATTTCCGACCAGAGCAAGAGACTTTCCGTATATGCGGATTGACAGCGAGAATTCTGATCCGGGTGGCGTCCATCGTTTTCCAGCAGCCTCCTTCGTTCGACCTGCACACTCCCAACTTCCGACAATTGCAGCAAGTACTCGAAGATATCAGACGGAAAACTTGAAGTTTGGCACTACGACAAGCTAAGCACTGGGGCCATGGTCCTTACATCGTGGTCCTTACATCTATTGAGGTAAACACCAAAGACAACGACGACCAGGCGCAGATCATGGTACTCTTATTTGCACCGCATAATGCCATTTTCTCGGTTGCAAATTCAAGTAATGAATTTTTAAGATTATCATAGCGAACATGAATGATCATTGTAATCCATTTACTCTCTCGGATCATCTGATGTTCTCAATCATAACTCGCTGTGTCGAACCGAGTAGTATTAAGGTATGATTAATGCTCGAGTGAGAGAGGTTGAGGGGGACAACTGGTTTGTTTCAGATTCTCTATTCACCAAAACACACAGACGTACAAGAACAGTAAGAGTGTCATGTAAGGTTTGATTACAGCAACTTTCCTGAGAAGCCCGGAATTCTAGCACTGCCGATACGTTTATATACACTCCATCTATCCTCGAAGAGCACGTCCGCGCATTGCACGATCAAGCGAGAACAAGCGATCAGCTCACAGATTAATGGTCACGCCTCTAGCGCCATTTATATAGGGCGAACGCGCCATCATCTCCTCTCCATGAGACGATGGGTTGTTCCAGCCGTGTCTCGTGGGGTCGTACTTCTCTCCGTCGCCCCAAAGCGCGTAAGCCTCCTCCCCGTGGACGGCGTCGTCACCTATGATGAGCATCTCGTCGGGCATTCTCAACGGCATGAACAGCCTAATGCCGAGACAAATGACTGTCGTAGAGAATATGTTCCACCCGATCACGAACAAGGCTGCGACGACCTGCTTCAAGAACTGGACCCCGCCCGAGCCGCCATAGAATGCGCCCCTTGTGTTCGGGATCGGCAATACAAGATTGCAGAGATGCGGCTCGGCAAAAGCCCGGTGAGAAGCCCTCCCAGCAATCCGGCAACGGCGTGCGTGTGGAACACGCCTAGCGTGTCGTCGACCTGATCACGAGTCGCCTGAGCGTGTCGTTTATTTTGACCAGACAAGCGTTGAgaaaaagctctctctctcttacgtTCTCCAGATCTCTCTAATCCTCCAGACCTGATCACGAGTCGCCGCAAAACATGAGTCAGATTATGGTTCTTGTTCTACCATCTATGGCTTGTTTTGGATCAAGAAGCTTTATTCTGACCAGACAAGTTCTCATAACTTTTACATCTTCCTAAATTGCTATTTGTTTGTTAACAAAGAAACTATGATCAGACCTTATTGTATCCGACTCCCGACAAATGACAATAATCATTTGccttaaataaatgaaatattcaaTGTATTTGATTCAAATCTTGATCCCTCAACCTACTTTCAAGGGAAAAattacaaagaagaaaaaagtcctaaatttattgcacttgaaCTCATTatgtcttaaacctttttaatttagtcaatttttaataataaatgatatgacaatttgcaaatttcaccttaactttttaattatgtcaatttagttacaaactattcaataatttgacaatgtAGTCATTCAAGCCAATATTAAACAAAAATAGTTAATATAATGATTTAGTTAGCACTGATTGTCCTATATGACATGAGCAACACTAACGTAGATAACTTTTGCAatctttaaaatttaaaattttcttaattttctaaattattttttcttttctttttcttttttccaaccTTAGGCTAGCTAACCCTTGCCTAGTATGGGTGAGGGCATCGTGGCCTTCATAGGCCCCAAGTGAGGGCCTAGGTCAATGGCCAAGAGGGCATAGAGGCCCTAACCCGTGGCCAACGATCTCATCGTCCCAAGgatggaagaaaaaagaaaagaacaaagaaaaaaaattaataaaattcagaaaaattaaagataaaaaaatgcaaaaatatccTAGTTAACATTGATTATACCACATAAGACGATCGATACTAATTAAATTGTCACATTAGCtgtttttagtcaaaattgactgaaatgattaaattggtaaaactttaaaattttaaaactagatTGGCACAATTTAAAGGTTTAAGACTTGGttaataaattgtcaaatattaaggattaaattaatcaaactaAAAAGATCAAGATTAGATTGATATAAATATGATAAAGTTTAAAACGCTTTCGATAATTTTTCAACTTTCAAGAGATTACTAT harbors:
- the LOC104453161 gene encoding nudix hydrolase 15, mitochondrial isoform X1, whose amino-acid sequence is MGNLSGVASETLQELANRLRQYELPLGLEIDHKEEKSGDLFTKSKDGANDQSQCARDGICCCPIEPRRKRRAAVLVCLFEGHGGELRVILTKRSMKLSSYPGDVALPGGKMEERDKDDAATALREATEEIGLDPELVQVVANLEPFFSQHLFEVIPVIGLLAKIEDFTPSLNADEVDLVFDVPLEMFLKEENHRCEEKEWLGWKYVLHVFDFRPEQETFRICGLTARILIRVASIVFQQPPSFDLHTPNFRQLQQVLEDIRRKT
- the LOC104453161 gene encoding nudix hydrolase 15, mitochondrial isoform X2, yielding MGNLSGVASETLQELANRLRQYELPLGLEIDHKEEKSGDLFTKSKDGANDQSQCARDGICCCPIEPRRKRRAAVLVCLFEGHGGELRVILTKRSMKLSSYPGDVALPGGKMEERDKDDAATALREATEEIGLDPELVQVVANLEPFFSQHLFEVIPVIGLLAKIEDFTPSLNADEVDLVFDVPLEMFLK